A genome region from Nicotiana tabacum cultivar K326 chromosome 13, ASM71507v2, whole genome shotgun sequence includes the following:
- the LOC107785865 gene encoding pleiotropic drug resistance protein 1-like: MEPANLNGLRGSSMRGSMRGSLRASTSNSIWRNNGVEVFSRSARDEDDEEALKWDALEKLPTFDRLRKGLLFGSKGAAAEVDINDLGFQERKTLLERLVKVADEDNEKFLLKLKNRIDRVGIDLPSIEVRYEHLNIEADAYVGSRALPTFINFMTNFVETFLNSLHILRSKKRQITILNDVSGMIKPCRMTLLLGPPSSGKTTLLLALAGKLDSALKVTGKVTYNGHELHEFVPQRTAVYISQHDLHIGEMTVRETLEFSARCQGVGSRYEMLAELSRREKAANIKPDPDIDVYMKASATEGQEANVVTDYVLKILGLDICADTMVGDEMIRGISGGQKKRVTTGEMLVGPAKALFMDEISTGLDSSTTFSIVNSLRQSVQLLKGTAVISLLQPAPETYNLFDDIILLSDGYIVYQGPREAVLDFLESMGFKCPERKGVADFLQEVTSKKDQQQYWAKRDEPYRFITSKEFAEAYQSFHVGRKLGDELAIPYDKSKSHPAALSTQKYGIGTKQLLKVCAEREYLLMKRNSFVYIFKLSQLAIMALITMTVFFRTKMPRDDMDDGGIYAGALFFVVVMIMFNGMAEIALTIFKLPVYFKHRDLLFFPSWAYALPTWILKIPVTFVEVGLWTFLTYYVMGFDPNVSRLFKQFLLLILVHQMASALFRFIGAVGRTMGVASTFGAFALLLQFALGGFVLARDDVKKWWIWGYWTSPLMYSVNSILVNEFDGKNWKHIAQGGTEPLGAAVVRARGFFTDAYWYWIGIGALVGFTMIFNLFYSIALAYLNPFGKPQAMISEDSENTDSTEGVDSVSEGENKKKGMVLPFEPHSITFDDVVYSVDMPPEMKEQGSTEDRLVLLKGVSGAFRPGVLTALMGVSGAGKTTLMDVLAGRKTGGYIDGSIKISGYPKIQETFARISGYCEQNDIHSPYVTVYESLVYSAWLRLPQDVDENKRKMFVEEVMELVELTPLRSALVGLPGVNGLSTEQRKRLTIAVELVANPSIIFMDEPTSGLDARAAAIVMRAVRNTVDTGRTVVCTIHQPSIDIFEAFDELFLMKRGGQEIYVGPLGRHSCHLIKYFESMPGVSKIKEAYNPATWMLEVTASSQEMMLGVDFADLYKKSDLYKRNKALIAELSTPRPGTKDLYFETQFSQPFWTQCMACLWKQHWSYWRNPAYTAVRFLFTTFIGLVFGTMFWDLGTKVSRSQDLFNAMGSMYAACLFLGVQNSSSVQPVVAVERTVFYRERAAGMYSAIPYAFGQIVIEIPYVFVQAAVYGLIVYAMIGFEWTAAKFFWYFFFMYFTLLYFTFYGMMTVAISPNQNVASIVAAFFYAAWNLFSGFIVPRPRIPIWWRWYYWACPVAWTLYGLVASQFGDLQNDLGNNETVEQFLDRYFGFKHDFLGVVAAVIVALPVMFALTFALAIKAFNFQKR, from the exons ATGGAGCCGGCGAATCTAAATGGCTTAAGAGGGAGTAGTATGAGAGGAAGTATGAGAGGAAGTTTAAGGGCAAGTACAAGCAACTCAATATGGAGAAATAATGGAGTTGAAGTATTTTCACGTTCAGCTCGAGATGAAGATGATGAGGAAGCTCTAAAATGGGATGCTTTAGaaaaattgccaacttttgatcGTTTGAGAAAAGGTTTATTGTTTGGATCAAAAGGTGCAGCTGctgaagttgatataaatgatcTCGGATTTCAAGAAAGAAAGACTTTGCTTGAGAGACTTGTTAAAGTTGCTGATGAAGATAATGAGAAGTTTTTGTTGAAACTCAAGAATAGAATTGATAG AGTTGGGATTGATTTGCCATCAATAGAAGTGAGGTATGAGCATCTAAATATAGAGGCAGATGCATATGTTGGAAGCAGAGCTTTGCCTACTTTTATCAATTTCATGACTAACTTTGTTGAG aCATTCTTGAATTCTCTTCACATCCTACGTAGTAAAAAGAGGCAAATTACAATTCTCAATGATGTAAGTGGTATGATTAAGCCCTGTAGAATGACTCTACTTTTGGGACCTCCAAGCTCTGGAAAGACTACTTTGTTATTAGCTTTGGCTGGAAAACTTGATTCTGCTCTAAAG GTTACTGGGAAGGTTACATATAATGGACATGAATTACATGAATTTGTACCACAAAGAACAGCTGTTTATATTAGCCAACATGATTTGCATATTGGAGAAATGACTGTTAGAGAAACTTTGGAATTCTCTGCAAGATGTCAAGGAGTTGGCTCCAGATATG AGATGTTGGCTGAATTGTCAAGAAGAGAAAAAGCAGCTAATATCAAACCTGATCCTGATATTGATGTTTACATGAAG GCTTCAGCAACAGAAGGACAGGAAGCCAATGTTGTTACAGACTATGTTCTCAAG ATTTTGGGACTTGACATATGTGCTGATACTATGGTAGGAGATGAAATGATAAGGGGTATTTCAGGCGGACAAAAGAAACGTGTAACAACTGGTGAAATGCTTGTTGGACCAGCAAAGGCACTTTTTATGGATGAAATCTCAACTGGATTGGATAGTTCAACTACTTTCTCCATTGTCAATTCTCTAAGACAATCTGTTCAGCTCTTGAAGGGAACTGCTGTGATATCTCTGTTGCAGCCAGCTCCTGAGACATACAACCTGTTCGATGACATAATTTTGTTATCGGATGGATATATTGTGTATCAGGGGCCTCGAGAAGCTGTTCTTGATTTCCTTGAATCCATGGGATTCAAATGCCCTGAGAGAAAAGGTGTGGCAGATTTCTTGCAAGAG GTAACATCAAAGAAGGATCAACAGCAATATTGGGCCAAGAGGGATGAGCCTTACAGGTTTATCACTTCAAAAGAATTTGCTGAGGCATATCAGTCTTTCCATGTTGGAAGGAAACTTGGTGATGAGCTTGCAATTCCATATGACAAGAGCAAAAGCCACCCTGCTGCTTTGTCTACTCAGAAATATGGTATAGGGACAAAACAATTGTTGAAGGTCTGTGCTGAACGAGAATATCTGCTAATGAAGAGGAACTCATTCGTTTACATATTCAAGCTCAGTCAG CTCGCGATAATGGCACTTATAACAATGACTGTCTTTTTCCGAACCAAGATGCCCCGAGATGATATGGATGATGGAGGGATATATGCTGGTGCTCTCTTTTTCGTGGTCGTTATGATTATGTTTAACGGGATGGCTGAGATCGCTCTGACAATTTTCAAGCTTCCGGTCTACTTCAAGCATAGGGatcttctcttttttccttcatGGGCTTATGCCCTTCCCACATGGATTCTCAAAATCCCTGTAACATTTGTTGAAGTTGGTCTTTGGACGTTCCTTACATATTATGTCATGGGATTTGATCCGAATGTTTCAAG ATTGTTCAAACAATTCTTGCTTCTCATACTAGTACACCAGATGGCATCAGCATTATTCAGATTCATTGGAGCAGTTGGGAGAACAATGGGAGTTGCTAGCACATTTGGAGCATTTGCTCTTCTTTTACAATTTGCATTGGGCGGTTTTGTCCTTGCAAGAG ATGATGTGAAGAAATGGTGGATTTGGGGTTATTGGACCTCACCATTGATGTATTCCGTGAATTCAATTCTTGTGAATGAGTTTGATGGGAAGAACTGGAAACAT ATTGCGCAAGGTGGAACTGAGCCACTTGGAGCTGCAGTAGTAAGAGCTCGGGGATTCTTTACGGATGCATACTGGTATTGGATAGGTATTGGGGCACTGGTCGGATTCACAATGATCTTCAACCTCTTCTACAGTATTGCACTCGCTTACCTGAACC CATTTGGTAAGCCGCAAGCTATGATATCAGAAGACAGTGAGAATACTGATAGCACAGAGGGAGTTGATTCTGTTAGCGAGGGTGAGAACAAGAAGAAGGGAATGGTTCTTCCATTTGAACCACATTCCATCACTTTTGACGACGTTGTATACTCTGTTGACATGCCTCCG GAAATGAAAGAGCAAGGTTCAACAGAAGATAGATTGGTACTTCTCAAGGGTGTGAGTGGAGCTTTTAGGCCAGGTGTTCTGACAGCTTTAATGGGTGTTAGTGGTGCTGGTAAAACGACATTGATGGACGTCTTGGCTGGAAGAAAAACGGGAGGATATATTGATGGCAGCATCAAAATTTCTGGATATCCTAAGATACAAGAAACATTTGCACGTATTTCCGGTTACTGTGAGCAGAATGATATCCATTCCCCTTATGTTACAGTTTATGAGTCCTTGGTTTACTCAGCCTGGCTGCGTTTACCTCAAGATGTTGACGAAAACAAGAGAAAG ATGTTTGTTGAGGAAGTTATGGAACTTGTGGAGCTAACACCGTTAAGATCAGCCTTAGTCGGATTGCCAGGAGTCAATGGTCTATCGACTGAGCAACGCAAAAGGTTAACCATTGCAGTTGAATTGGTAGCAAACCCCTCTATCATTTTCATGGATGAACCAACTTCAGGGCTGGATGCAAGAGCTGCAGCCATTGTTATGAGAGCTGTTAGGAACACTGTCGATACAGGAAGAACCGTTGTCTGTACCATTCACCAGCCTAGCATCGACATTTTCGAAGCCTTTGATGAG CTATTTCTGATGAAACGAGGAGGACAGGAGATATATGTTGGTCCTCTGGGTCGCCATTCTTGCCATTTGATCAAATACTTTGAG TCAATGCCGGGAGTTAGTAAGATAAAGGAGGCTTACAATCCAGCAACTTGGATGTTAGAAGTTACAGCCTCGTCTCAGGAAATGATGTTAGGTGTTGATTTTGCTGATTTGTACAAGAAATCAGACCTCTATAAGAGAAACAAAGCCTTGATTGCTGAATTAAGTACGCCTCGTCCTGGTACAAAGGATCTGTATTTTGAAACTCAATTTTCACAGCCTTTCTGGACCCAATGTATGGCTTGTCTCTGGAAGCAACATTGGTCCTACTGGCGTAATCCAGCTTATACTGCAGTTAGATTCCTGTTCACAACATTCATTGGACTTGTCTTTGGCACAATGTTCTGGGATCTTGGCACCAAAGT GAGTCGGAGTCAGGATCTTTTCAACGCTATGGGATCCATGTATGCTGCATGTCTCTTCCTTGGTGTACAAAATTCATCATCAGTCCAGCCTGTTGTAGCCGTTGAGCGTACTGTATTTTACAGAGAAAGAGCTGCTGGAATGTATTCTGCGATACCATATGCCTTTGGACAG ATTGTCATTGAAATACCTTATGTATTTGTACAAGCTGCTGTCTATGGTCTCATTGTATATGCAATGATTGGATTTGAATGGACTGCTGCCAAGTTCTTTTGGTACTTCTTTTTCATGTACTTCACACTCTTGTACTTCACCTTCTATGGTATGATGACCGTGGCTATTTCCCCGAATCAAAACGTTGCTTCTATTGTCGCGGCATTCTTCTATGCAGCATGGAATCTCTTCTCAGGATTCATCGTTCCACGACCT CGTATTCCAATATGGTGGAGATGGTACTACTGGGCATGCCCTGTTGCATGGACTTTGTATGGTCTTGTTGCATCACAATTCGGTGACCTACAAAACGATCTTGGCAATAATGAAACTGTGGAACAATTCTTGGATCGTTACTTCGGATTTAAGCATGATTTTCTTGGAGTAGTCGCAGCTGTGATCGTTGCATTGCCTGTTATGTTTGCGCTCACATTTGCATTGGCAATTAAGGCATTCAACTTCCAGAAAAGATAA